A window of Rhododendron vialii isolate Sample 1 chromosome 13a, ASM3025357v1 contains these coding sequences:
- the LOC131314710 gene encoding scarecrow-like protein 33 isoform X1: MVNFIWHRAFEQHMVMDQRFTDFSNSMNGFKFDDDAFSPAFDDSEYLSSFVASISSGSSEADSPDDIGLSDNVLKFISTILMEEKMEQKPSMFHDPLALLATEKSLYDVIGEKFPLSPSQPPLYLNQNVESPDEHFFGSSSEHSSNSNTSWSFSVDSQGVVNPGEYEQSIQGYSVAYPFGTSFGSTESFSHTGSGPMNSSLSCHLVPNIFSDSQSILQFNKGVEESSKFLPDNSQLLIDLECYDLPPESNGGASEVVVNVEDTGETSPNRSRGKRNPHRLDSNNVEEERNSKLSAVHVDESEISDVFDKVLLFDPKVEGICCHGDEKRLSEATKATQLNGQPHGSKGGKIRGKKQGNKTEVVDLRALLTNCAQSVAANDRRTANEQLKQIRQHSSPTGDGYQRLANVFANGLEARLAGTGSQIYAALASKRISAAEKLKAYQLYLSSCPFQKMSLFFANKTIVDLAMNSGKKKLHIIDFGIVYGFQWPMVIQHLSTIIPGIELRITGIELPRPGFRPAELVEETGRRLAKYCERFNVPFQYHAIAQKWETIKIEDLNIHDDEVLSVNCIFRFKNLLDENHETVTEDSPRDAVLKLIRKMNPDIFIQSVINGSYNSPFFVTRFREALYHYSSLFDMLDANIPRDNQERMDFEQEFLGREIMNVIACEGAERVEKPETYKQWQARTMRAGLKILPLLSQELLRKFRCNVKARYHKDFVIDEDGQWMLQGWKGRIICASSCWVPA; the protein is encoded by the coding sequence ATGGTAAATTTCATTTGGCATAGGGCTTTTGAGCAGCACATGGTCATGGATCAACGTTTCACTGACTTTTCGAATTCTATGAACGGTTTCAAGTTCGACGACGATGCCTTTTCACCTGCTTTTGACGATTCTGAATATCTTTCAAGTTTTGTTGCTTCGATATCCAGTGGAAGCTCTGAAGCGGACTCTCCAGATGATATTGGCCTTTCCGATAATGTTTTGAAGTTCATAAGCACAATACTCATGGAGGAGAAAATGGAGCAGAAGCCTAGTATGTTTCATGATCCTTTAGCCCTACTAGCTACTGAGAAATCCTTGTATGATGTCATTGGAGAAAAGTTTCCCCTTTCCCCCAGCCAACCCCCTCTTTActtaaatcaaaatgttgaaAGCCCAGATGAGCATTTCTTTGGTAGTTCCAGTGAGCATAGTAGTAACAGTAATACTAGCTGGTCATTCTCTGTTGACTCTCAAGGGGTTGTTAATCCTGGAGAGTATGAGCAGTCTATACAAGGTTACTCTGTCGCATACCCTTTTGGGACATCATTTGGCTCTACGGAGAGTTTCAGCCATACTGGTAGTGGTCCAATGAACTCTTCTTTGAGTTGCCATTTGGTTCCAAACATATTTAGCGATAGCCAGTCCATCTTGCAATTCAATAAAGGGGTAGAGGAATCTAGCAAGTTCCTTCCTGATAATAGTCAATTGCTAATTGATTTGGAGTGCTATGATCTGCCTCCAGAATCAAATGGAGGGGCTTCGGAGGTTGTAGTCAACGTGGAGGATACAGGGGAAACCTCGCCAAATAGATCACGAGGTAAGAGGAATCCTCACCGCCTGGATAGCAATAATGTAGAAGAAGAGAGGAATAGCAAGCTTTCAGCAGTTCATGTCGATGAGTCCGAGATATCGGATGTGTTTGATAAGGTTTTGCTATTCGATCCCAAAGTGGAGGGTATATGCTGTCATGGTGATGAAAAAAGGCTGAGTGAAGCAACAAAGGCCACCCAATTGAATGGACAACCACATGGATCTAAAGGTGGAAAGATTCGTGGTAAAAAACAGGGAAATAAAACCGAAGTGGTCGATTTGAGGGCACTCTTGACCAATTGCGCCCAATCTGTTGCTGCCAATGACCGCAGAACTGCTAATGAACAACTAAAGCAGATTAGGCAGCACTCTTCTCCTACCGGTGATGGGTATCAGAGGTTGGCCAATGTTTTTGCCAATGGTCTCGAGGCACGTTTGGCTGGCACTGGAAGCCAGATCTATGCAGCCCTTGCTTCCAAGAGAATTTCTGCTGCTGAAAAGTTAAAAGCCTACCAGCTTTATCTTTCATCTTGTCCTTTCCAGAAGATGTCATTATTCTTTGCAAACAAAACGATTGTAGATTTAGCTATGAATTCTGGCAAAAAGAAACTTCATATTATAGACTTTGGTATCGTATATGGTTTCCAGTGGCCCATGGTTATCCAACATCTGTCAACCATCATTCCTGGGATAGAGCTTCGAATTACAGGAATAGAGCTTCCACGACCCGGTTTTCGTCCAGCAGAGCTTGTTGAGGAAACAGGGCGTCGCTTGGCAAAGTATTGTGAACGCTTTAATGTTCCATTTCAATACCATGCCATAGCACAGAAGTGGGAAACTATCAAAATTGAGGACCTCAACATACATGATGATGAGGTGCTTTCTGTGAACTGCATCTTCCGGTTTAAGAACCTACTTGATGAGAATCATGAGACAGTTACGGAGGATAGCCCAAGAGATGCTGTTTTGAAGTTAATTAGGAAGATGAATCCGGACATTTTCATCCAATCGGTCATTAATGGATCTTACAATTCCCCTTTCTTTGTCACTCGGTTTCGTGAGGCTCTCTACCACTACTCTTCTTTGTTCGATATGTTGGATGCTAATATACCCCGTGACAACCAAGAGAGGATGGATTTTGAGCAAGAGTTCCTGGGGCGCGAGATTATGAATGTAATCGCATGCGAGGGGGCGGAAAGGGTGGAGAAGCCTGAGACATACAAGCAGTGGCAGGCTCGCACAATGAGGGCTGGTTTGAAGATCCTCCCATTGTTGTCACAGGAACTTTTGAGGAAGTTCAGGTGTAATGTGAAGGCACGTTATCATAAGGATTTTGTGATCGACGAAGATGGTCAGTGGATGCTGCAAGGATGGAAAGGTCGGATTATCTGTGCTAGCTCCTGCTGGGTACCTGCATAG
- the LOC131314707 gene encoding scarecrow-like protein 33, with the protein MDAARMEGLAFVCYLLLGTCIELTIILIWRLWLSDQGSWRDSRECGEHRLWAVELHKIMDPHFSAFSYPSNGFEFDDGSFSPTFSPSENLANTFPFQDDPGDLSLMDKFLPPVPNPGFAALTSGGSSEVDSPHDSDFSDAVLKVINTTLMEENMEQTPSTFHDPLALQATEKSLYDVIGENYPVSPNQPPLYFNQNSESPDEYLFSTSSEQSINSTTNCGNSIDTQQTVDPGAFRYCLKTTTGSSTEKSAGTMNSSMSSHPVPKMFIDSQSIWQFRRGVEEASKFLPSNNGLVIDVESHMMPPGSMKEALDVAAESGKDERENSPNGSRGRKNHHHEDSELEEVRTTKFSAICVEESELSDMFDKVLLCDVKAEPTCCDADEEVESGQTKTIQQNGQPHRSKGRKSRTKKQESKNEVVDLVTLLMNCAQSVAAEDRRSAYEQLKNIRQHSSPSGDGFQRLANVFANALEARLAGTGSQLYAALASKRISATEKLKAYQLYFSASPFKKICMLFANQMIEDLAINSKRKKLHVVDFGIQYGFQWPMLIQLLSGLPGGAPDLRITGIELPQPGFRPTEFVEETGRRLAKYCERFNVLFQYHAIAQKWETIKIEELNLYDDEALAVNCHFTLKNRLRDSDVEGSPRDALLMLIRKMNPDIFVHTTSNGSYSPFFLNRFREALFHYSSLFDMFDTTLLREDQDRRNFEQEFYGREVMNVIACEGLERVERPETYKQWQVRNTNAGFRILPLKQDLMKNLRVKVKAGYHKDFLIEEDGQWMLQGWKGRIFCASSCWVPS; encoded by the exons ATGGATGCTGCAAGGATGGAAGGGTTGGCTTTTGTGTGCTATCTCCTGTTGGGTACCTGCATAGAGCTTACTATAATTCTGATTTGGAGATTATGGCTTTCTGACCAAGGTAGCTGGCGAGATTCGCGAGAATGTGGAGAACACAGGCTATG ggcTGTTGAGTTGCATAAGATCATGGATCCACATTTCAGTGCATTCTCCTATCCGTCAAATGGCTTCGAATTCGATGATGGTTCCTTCTCACCCACTTTCAGTCCGTCGGAAAATCTTGCAAACACATTCCCATTTCAAGATGACCCTGGAGATCTTAGCTTAATGGACAAATTTCTTCCCCCTGTTCCCAACCCCGGTTTTGCGGCTTTGACATCGGGTGGAAGCTCAGAAGTGGACTCTCCACATGATAGTGACTTCTCTGATGCTGTTCTCAAGGTCATAAACACAACACTCATGGAAGAGAACATGGAGCAGACACCCTCTACGTTCCACGATCCTTTGGCCCTGCAAGCTACTGAGAAATCGTTGTATGATGTTATTGGTGAGAATTATCCTGTTTCCCCGAATCAACCCCCTCTTTACTTCAATCAAAATTCCGAAAGCCCAGATGAGTACCTATTTAGTACTTCCAGCGAGCAGAGTATTAATAGTACTACTAACTGTGGCAACTCTATTGATACTCAACAGACTGTTGATCCTGGTGCTTTCAGATACTGTCTTAAGACAACTACGGGGAGTTCTACTGAGAAGAGTGCTGGTACAATGAACTCCTCGATGAGTAGCCATCCGGTCCCAAAGATGTTTATAGATAGCCAGTCCATATGGCAGTTTAGGAGAGGGGTGGAGGAAGCTAGCAAGTTCCTTCCTAGTAATAATGGATTGGTTATTGACGTGGAGAGCCATATGATGCCTCCAGGGTCAATGAAAGAGGCTCTGGATGTTGCAGCCGAGTCGGGGAAGGACGAAAGGGAAAACTCACCTAATGGCTCAAGGGGTAGGAAGAATCATCACCATGAGGATAGTGAATTAGAAGAGGTGAGGACTACCAAGTTTTCCGCAATTTGCGTGGAAGAGTCCGAGTTATCTGACATGTTTGATAAGGTTTTGTTGTGTGATGTAAAAGCGGAGCCTACATGCTGTGATGCTGATGAAGAAGTGGAGAGTGGACAAACCAAGACAATCCAACAGAATGGCCAACCACATAGATCTAAGGGCAGGAAGAGTCGCACTAAGAAACAGGAAAGTAAAAACGAAGTGGTGGATTTGGTGACGCTCTTGATGAATTGCGCACAATCTGTTGCTGCAGAGGATCGCAGGAGTGCATATGAACAACTAAAGAACATTAGGCAGCACTCTTCTCCTTCCGGTGATGGGTTTCAGAGGTTGGCAAATGTCTTCGCCAATGCCCTTGAGGCACGCTTGGCTGGCACTGGAAGCCAGCTCTACGCAGCCCTAGCTTCCAAGAGGATTTCAGCAACTGAAAAGTTGAAAGCTTACCAACTTTATTTTTCAGCTAGTCCATTCAAGAAGATATGTATGTTATTTGCGAACCAAATGATTGAAGATTTAGCTATAAATTCTAAGAGAAAGAAGCTCCATGTTGTTGATTTTGGTATCCAATATGGTTTTCAGTGGCCCATGCTTATCCAACTTCTCTCAGGCCTTCCTGGCGGGGCCCCCGATCTGCGAATTACAGGGATTGAGCTTCCACAACCTGGTTTTCGCCCCACAGAGTTTGTTGAGGAGACAGGGCGTCGCTTGGCAAAGTATTGTGAACGCTTTAATGTTCTATTCCAATACCATGCCATAGCTCAAAAATGGGAAACTATCAAAATTGAGGAACTCAACCTATACGATGATGAGGCGCTTGCTGTGAATTGTCACTTCACGTTAAAGAACCGACTTCGTGATTCAGATGTGGAGGGTAGTCCAAGAGATGCTCTTTTGATGTTAATTAGGAAGATGAATCCGGACATTTTTGTCCATACTACTAGCAACGGATCATACAGTCCCTTTTTTCTCAATCGGTTTCGTGAGGCTCTCTTTCACTACTCTTCACTGTTTGATATGTTTGACACTACTCTACTCCGCGAGGATCAGGACAGGAGGAACTTTGAACAAGAGTTCTACGGGCGCGAGGTTATGAATGTAATTGCATGTGAGGGATTGGAAAGGGTAGAGAGGCCTGAGACTTACAAGCAGTGGCAGGTTCGCAATACGAATGCTGGTTTCAGGATCCTCCCATTGAAGCAGGATCTCATGAAGAATCTCAGGGTTAAGGTGAAGGCAGGTTATCATAAAGATTTCTTGATCGAGGAAGATGGTCAATGGATGCTACAAGGATGGAAGGGCCGGATTTTCTGTGCTAGCTCCTGTTGGGTACCAAGTTAG
- the LOC131314709 gene encoding scarecrow-like protein 33 produces MDQHLTHSTNSMNGFKFNDDVFSPAFDESENLANRFNFEDDTRDLNFMELPYLPHDPYPGFVNLISSGSSEVDSPDDIGLSDNVLKFITTILMEENMEQKPSMFHDPLTLQATEKSLYDVIGEKYPVSTSQPPLYFNHIVESPDESFFGSSSEHSSNSNSSGSFSVDSQWNVDPGEYQQSVQGYSVAYPFGTSFGSTDRFSHNGSGHMTSYMSSHLVPDIFSDRQSILEFNKGVEEASKFLPQNSQLLIDLECYDLPPESNGGAPEVVVKVEDTRESSPNGSRGKKNHHRQDSYNVEEERNSKFSAVYDDESELSEMFDKVLLIDPKVEGACCHGDEKVLSEATKATQLTGQPQGSRGRKIRGKKQGNKTEVVDLRTLLSNCAQSVAANDRRTANEQLKQIRQHSSPSGDGYQRLAYVFANGLEARLDGTGSQIYAALASKRISAAEKLKAYQLFLSCCPYKKMSIFFANKTIIDLAMNSSKKKLHIIDFGIIYGFQWPMVIQYLSMIPGGPPELRITGIELPQPGFRPAELVEETGRRLAKYCERFNVPFKYHAIAQKWETIKIEDLNLHKDEVLAVNCLFRFKNLLDETVTEDSPRDAVLKLIRKMNPDSFIQSVVNGSYNSPFFVTRFREALFHYSSLFDMIDTNIPRDNQERMDFEQEFCGREITNVIACEGAERVEKPETYKQWQVRTTRAGLKMLPLSQENLTKFRCKVKAHYHNDFVIEEDGQWMLQGWKGRIFCASSCWVPA; encoded by the coding sequence ATGGATCAACACCTCACTCACTCTACCAATTCTATGAATggtttcaagttcaatgatgatgtcttttcgCCGGCATTCGATGAATCTGAAAATCTCGCAAACAGATTCAATTTTGAAGATGACACTAGAGATCTTAACTTCATGGAGCTTCCTTATCTTCCTCATGATCCCTACCCTGGTTTTGTGAATTTGATATCCAGTGGAAGCTCTGAAGTGGATTCTCCAGATGATATTGGCCTTTCCGATAATGTTTTAAAGTTCATAACCACAATACTCATGGAGGAGAACATGGAGCAGAAGCCTAGTATGTTCCATGATCCTTTAACCCTACAAGCTACTGAGAAATCCTTATATGATGTCATTGGAGAAAAGTACCCTGTTTCCACAAGTCAACCCCCTCTTTACTTCAATCACATTGTCGAAAGCCCAGATGAGTCTTTCTTTGGTAGTTCCAGTGAGCATAGTAGTAACAGTAATTCTAGTGGGTCTTTCTCTGTTGATTCTCAATGGAATGTTGATCCTGGAGAGTATCAGCAGTCTGTACAAGGTTATTCTGTCGCATACCCATTTGGGACGTCATTTGGCTCTACGGATAGGTTCAGTCATAATGGTAGTGGTCATATGACCTCTTATATGAGTAGCCATTTGGTTCCAGACATATTTAGCGATCGCCAGTCCATCTTGGAATTCAATAAAGGGGTAGAGGAAGCTAGCAAGTTCCTTCCTCAAAATAGTCAATTGCTCATCGATTTGGAGTGCTATGACCTGCCTCCAGAATCTAATGGAGGGGCTCCGGAGGTTGTAGTCAAGGTGGAGGATACAAGGGAATCCTCGCCCAATGGATCACGGGGTAAGAAGAATCATCACCGCCAGGATAGTTATAATGTAGAAGAAGAGAGGAATAGCAAGTTTTCAGCAGTTTATGACGACGAGTCCGAGTTGTCTGAGATGTTTGATAAGGTTTTGCTAATCGATCCAAAAGTGGAGGGTGCATGCTGTCATGGTGATGAAAAAGTACTGAGTGAAGCTACGAAGGCCACCCAACTGACTGGACAACCCCAGGGATCTAGAGGCAGAAAGATTCGTGGTAAAAAACAGGGAAACAAAACTGAAGTGGTCGATTTGAGAACACTCTTGTCCAATTGTGCACAATCTGTTGCTGCTAATGATCGCAGGACTGCTAATGAACAACTAAAGCAGATTAGGCAGCACTCCTCTCCTTCCGGTGATGGGTATCAGAGGTTGGCCTATGTTTTTGCCAATGGTCTCGAGGCACGTTTGGATGGGACCGGAAGCCAGATCTATGCCGCCCTAGCTTCCAAGAGAATTTCAGCTGCTGAAAAGTTAAAAGcttatcaactttttctttcatgTTGTCCTTACAAGAAGATGTCGATATTCTTTGCAAACAAAACGATTATAGATTTAGCTATGAATTCTAGCAAAAAGAAGCTTCACATTATAGACTTTGGAATCATATATGGTTTCCAGTGGCCCATGGTTATCCAATATCTGTCAATGATTCCTGGTGGGCCCCCTGAACTTCGAATTACTGGGATAGAGCTTCCACAACCCGGTTTTCGTCCAGCAGAGCTTGTTGAGGAGACAGGGCGTCGCTTGGCAAAGTATTGTGAACGCTTTAATGTTCCATTCAAATATCATGCCATAGCACAGAAGTGGGAAACTATCAAAATTGAGGACCTCAACCTACATAAGGACGAGGTGCTTGCTGTGAACTGCCTCTTCCGGTTTAAGAACCTACTTGATGAGACAGTAACGGAGGATAGCCCAAGAGATGCTGTTTTGAAGTTAATTAGGAAGATGAATCCAGACAGTTTCATCCAATCAGTCGTTAATGGATCTTACAATTCCCCTTTCTTTGTCACTCGGTTTCGTGAGGCTCTCTTCCACTACTCTTCACTGTTTGATATGATTGACACTAATATACCCCGTGACAATCAAGAGAGGATGGATTTCGAGCAAGAGTTCTGTGGGCGCGAGATTACGAATGTAATTGCGTGTGAGGGGGCGGAAAGGGTAGAGAAGCCTGAAACATACAAGCAGTGGCAAGTTCGCACTACGAGGGCTGGTTTGAAGATGCTCCCATTGTCACAGGAGAATTTGACGAAGTTCAGGTGTAAGGTGAAGGCACATTATCATAATGATTTCGTGATCGAGGAAGATGGTCAATGGATGCTGCAAGGATGGAAGGGTCGGATTTTCTGTGCTAGCTCCTGCTGGGTACCTGCATAG
- the LOC131314710 gene encoding scarecrow-like protein 33 isoform X2: MVMDQRFTDFSNSMNGFKFDDDAFSPAFDDSEYLSSFVASISSGSSEADSPDDIGLSDNVLKFISTILMEEKMEQKPSMFHDPLALLATEKSLYDVIGEKFPLSPSQPPLYLNQNVESPDEHFFGSSSEHSSNSNTSWSFSVDSQGVVNPGEYEQSIQGYSVAYPFGTSFGSTESFSHTGSGPMNSSLSCHLVPNIFSDSQSILQFNKGVEESSKFLPDNSQLLIDLECYDLPPESNGGASEVVVNVEDTGETSPNRSRGKRNPHRLDSNNVEEERNSKLSAVHVDESEISDVFDKVLLFDPKVEGICCHGDEKRLSEATKATQLNGQPHGSKGGKIRGKKQGNKTEVVDLRALLTNCAQSVAANDRRTANEQLKQIRQHSSPTGDGYQRLANVFANGLEARLAGTGSQIYAALASKRISAAEKLKAYQLYLSSCPFQKMSLFFANKTIVDLAMNSGKKKLHIIDFGIVYGFQWPMVIQHLSTIIPGIELRITGIELPRPGFRPAELVEETGRRLAKYCERFNVPFQYHAIAQKWETIKIEDLNIHDDEVLSVNCIFRFKNLLDENHETVTEDSPRDAVLKLIRKMNPDIFIQSVINGSYNSPFFVTRFREALYHYSSLFDMLDANIPRDNQERMDFEQEFLGREIMNVIACEGAERVEKPETYKQWQARTMRAGLKILPLLSQELLRKFRCNVKARYHKDFVIDEDGQWMLQGWKGRIICASSCWVPA; this comes from the coding sequence ATGGTCATGGATCAACGTTTCACTGACTTTTCGAATTCTATGAACGGTTTCAAGTTCGACGACGATGCCTTTTCACCTGCTTTTGACGATTCTGAATATCTTTCAAGTTTTGTTGCTTCGATATCCAGTGGAAGCTCTGAAGCGGACTCTCCAGATGATATTGGCCTTTCCGATAATGTTTTGAAGTTCATAAGCACAATACTCATGGAGGAGAAAATGGAGCAGAAGCCTAGTATGTTTCATGATCCTTTAGCCCTACTAGCTACTGAGAAATCCTTGTATGATGTCATTGGAGAAAAGTTTCCCCTTTCCCCCAGCCAACCCCCTCTTTActtaaatcaaaatgttgaaAGCCCAGATGAGCATTTCTTTGGTAGTTCCAGTGAGCATAGTAGTAACAGTAATACTAGCTGGTCATTCTCTGTTGACTCTCAAGGGGTTGTTAATCCTGGAGAGTATGAGCAGTCTATACAAGGTTACTCTGTCGCATACCCTTTTGGGACATCATTTGGCTCTACGGAGAGTTTCAGCCATACTGGTAGTGGTCCAATGAACTCTTCTTTGAGTTGCCATTTGGTTCCAAACATATTTAGCGATAGCCAGTCCATCTTGCAATTCAATAAAGGGGTAGAGGAATCTAGCAAGTTCCTTCCTGATAATAGTCAATTGCTAATTGATTTGGAGTGCTATGATCTGCCTCCAGAATCAAATGGAGGGGCTTCGGAGGTTGTAGTCAACGTGGAGGATACAGGGGAAACCTCGCCAAATAGATCACGAGGTAAGAGGAATCCTCACCGCCTGGATAGCAATAATGTAGAAGAAGAGAGGAATAGCAAGCTTTCAGCAGTTCATGTCGATGAGTCCGAGATATCGGATGTGTTTGATAAGGTTTTGCTATTCGATCCCAAAGTGGAGGGTATATGCTGTCATGGTGATGAAAAAAGGCTGAGTGAAGCAACAAAGGCCACCCAATTGAATGGACAACCACATGGATCTAAAGGTGGAAAGATTCGTGGTAAAAAACAGGGAAATAAAACCGAAGTGGTCGATTTGAGGGCACTCTTGACCAATTGCGCCCAATCTGTTGCTGCCAATGACCGCAGAACTGCTAATGAACAACTAAAGCAGATTAGGCAGCACTCTTCTCCTACCGGTGATGGGTATCAGAGGTTGGCCAATGTTTTTGCCAATGGTCTCGAGGCACGTTTGGCTGGCACTGGAAGCCAGATCTATGCAGCCCTTGCTTCCAAGAGAATTTCTGCTGCTGAAAAGTTAAAAGCCTACCAGCTTTATCTTTCATCTTGTCCTTTCCAGAAGATGTCATTATTCTTTGCAAACAAAACGATTGTAGATTTAGCTATGAATTCTGGCAAAAAGAAACTTCATATTATAGACTTTGGTATCGTATATGGTTTCCAGTGGCCCATGGTTATCCAACATCTGTCAACCATCATTCCTGGGATAGAGCTTCGAATTACAGGAATAGAGCTTCCACGACCCGGTTTTCGTCCAGCAGAGCTTGTTGAGGAAACAGGGCGTCGCTTGGCAAAGTATTGTGAACGCTTTAATGTTCCATTTCAATACCATGCCATAGCACAGAAGTGGGAAACTATCAAAATTGAGGACCTCAACATACATGATGATGAGGTGCTTTCTGTGAACTGCATCTTCCGGTTTAAGAACCTACTTGATGAGAATCATGAGACAGTTACGGAGGATAGCCCAAGAGATGCTGTTTTGAAGTTAATTAGGAAGATGAATCCGGACATTTTCATCCAATCGGTCATTAATGGATCTTACAATTCCCCTTTCTTTGTCACTCGGTTTCGTGAGGCTCTCTACCACTACTCTTCTTTGTTCGATATGTTGGATGCTAATATACCCCGTGACAACCAAGAGAGGATGGATTTTGAGCAAGAGTTCCTGGGGCGCGAGATTATGAATGTAATCGCATGCGAGGGGGCGGAAAGGGTGGAGAAGCCTGAGACATACAAGCAGTGGCAGGCTCGCACAATGAGGGCTGGTTTGAAGATCCTCCCATTGTTGTCACAGGAACTTTTGAGGAAGTTCAGGTGTAATGTGAAGGCACGTTATCATAAGGATTTTGTGATCGACGAAGATGGTCAGTGGATGCTGCAAGGATGGAAAGGTCGGATTATCTGTGCTAGCTCCTGCTGGGTACCTGCATAG